Proteins encoded together in one Benincasa hispida cultivar B227 chromosome 1, ASM972705v1, whole genome shotgun sequence window:
- the LOC120077134 gene encoding nucleolar protein 58-like: MVEASQRSVLTVSDPKETVQTESYEEPIRVSLEEVEAKKLPETAEGKKKRKNKGKQAREDEGARPKKEKNEKKERKSSEKRECRQKEKCLKKEEKRKRAKSPDVNRESTTTRVEEGVSIQQRESVQPQEASMHISTIATEDQEDPYITPLMQHRKENAP, from the coding sequence ATGGTGGAAGCTTCGCAGAGAAGCGTCCTGACCGTTtcggatcctaaggaaactgttCAAACAGAATCTTATGAGGAACCCATCAGGGTTTCTTTGGAGGAGGTGGAAGCGAAAAAGCTTCCAGAAACGgctgaagggaagaagaaaagaaaaaacaaaggcAAGCAGGCAAGAGAAGATGAAGGAGCCCGgccaaagaaggaaaagaatgagaagaaagaaaggaagtCGAGTGAGAAGAGGGAATGCAGGCAAAAAGAGAAGTGCCTGaaaaaggaggaaaagagaAAGAGGGCTAAAAGCCCGGATGTCAACAGAGAATCCACCACCACAAGGGTGGAAGAGGGGGTGTCAATACAACAAAGAGAATCGGTGCAACCTCAAGaggcatcaatgcatatcagcACGATTGCGACTGAAGACCAAGAGGATCCATACATTACCCCTCTAATGCAgcatcgcaaggagaatgcgccgtAA